In the Necator americanus strain Aroian chromosome X, whole genome shotgun sequence genome, TGCACCTGAACAGATCGTTAGGGAAATTTGTTCATGCCTactattccagaaaatctacTCACGATCATAATCGTAGAAATTTTCACTGATATGGTCGAAAGAGTAGAGAAATACTGGCACCTTCTGGTTAGCGTAATACGTTGCTAAGCGGGAAGCTGGCGCGTCGTACCAAAAGTGAGAATACATCTTAAATATGCTCATTTTGCACACATGGAATGGTTCCTAAAACGTCTTCTCACTTTTAATACAGAATCAAACAAAATGCTGGTAGAGAATGATGGATCCACTTTCGTCCACACATATTGTGCTTTACAACCTTCAGCAATCAAGCGATGGTTCTGAAACTGTTTATATCCCAGAGTGAGATTGTCCGCAAGTTTTTCTGCTAGAGGAGCGTTCAGAGCGCTGAAGTTCACATTCTTCTCGTTCAGAATCACTGCAACACAAAAGAATATCTCAACATGACTGTAATGCAAACAGATAAGATAGTGATTGcatatcatttgaaaaataactgGGCAACCTAAAAACAAACTTACACATACGAAGAGAACTTTCGTCGCGTGTGGTTCCAATCAtcattgggattttttttctatgttttgcGAGATCCTCTGGTGCATCAGGAATTACACCATCTGGTCCATCTACTACAGGAACGAATTCTTGGTAATCATCCCAGTGAAGCCGctgcagtagtttttttttacaaactacATGAAGTGAAAGCAGAACTCTTTCGCATACCACTAGAGGTACAGTaaaatcgctaattcttcgacagaagacgaaaaagactcTCCATTATAAAATCTATATATCAAAAGATTCGTGTGTACGAGCTCTCTCGATTGGATATAATTAAAGCTCTTAAAACGTACCACTAAaatcctttttgaaaaaaatcaaatgcgGCTACACGTTAGCAtggctgagtccgagataacTGCGCCCCTAGAACACATGGTTTTTGACatgaatatatttttcgacaacttcggtgttttgcattgtttattgtgatttttggaaattcgtAAATTGTTAACAAATGAGGTGAGCCTTTTGTCGACATAACATCTTAGAGAAAGGTCTTTCCCCTGCAAACTTTTCAGATTTGTTTCTACAATATGTCTCAGCTGCGGTCTATTTTGAATATGTAAAGATGAAGGCTTatgtgattttaaaaatagctTATTTTTCTGCGATTATCGgaaattccttcaaatattatgtttttttaggaGGAAGAGATCTATTGAGATCTGTTGAATGgtgttgatttcaaaaaattatgtgccattcaaattttcatcacaaaatcCTTCTGACTCTGTGGAAGGTTATTGTCATCTAGGCAGGCTTGCCCACCAGATATCTTAGGCTACACATCGAACTACGGCTGTGTTGCCGCATTGATTACAACATTTGAAGATTAGATTAACTGCAGAGAAGAATGTTATACGTGCAAAGCGATATTCTTAGGAACtggttgttttatttattcctttcattccctttattttttgctatcTGCATTCTaaatctgaatttttcttgaaatgtgTGGATTTTTAAGAATTCCCAAGAATAAAGCAGACTATCTCCAAGAATTTCGTTTTGTAAAAAAGCATTCCTTTCTGCAgttgttctattcttttcaaggggtaacggtcaagaggtacttGTATGATGTGCcaccgcgtatccaggaggctaatgagcatCGATAATTGCACTGAGATCTCCTGACCGCGACATTATCGTTAAAGTAGCCTGGTTGCTCcgcttgtgctacgtcttgcttacgccccgcccacgctaCCCTCCCCGCGTATTGTGCCGCATCTGCTGCTCTTacagcgagtttttttttttcgcgtgcCCGCAGCTCTTACGATGCGCTTTTAGAATCGAACGAAGAGGAAAGCGCTTGGTGTTAAATGTTGTATGAAACTCTAGATAATGTATACTTGTAGGttaatataaatgaatgagGTTTCTACAGGTGATACGCCATTTAGGAATgtgattgaaaatgaaattgtcctgttttgacttgttagaCGGAAACcactcatccatctctggaaatgcaaaagatgtttcaaaagtcatcccatTAGTCGGTGTAATACTatacttcttcacttttttcgctttctaggaatttctttttgcttacgTAGCTGAGTGAAAATGGCATCCAACGGCCAGCGGGGCGcaaatgcctcgcagacataaaCGCAAACAACATATAACGCATTGTACCTAAACGTAGacctcgaagatacaaaggtatCTGTTCGCCACTATTACACCTAACCTGCCCGCAAATTGGATTGAAAATTTTGGACATAAAGTTAAAATGACAACAAGTTATGTAAAACACCGAATTTGTAACTTTACtagcagaaattaaaaaaaaaattctgctgaGCTAGAAAGTCGAGAGACACGGGAATCCTACAATAATTAGTTCTCTTGCAGCTATAATGTCAGTCGTTCTCGGAGTTGCTTTGATGATCTGACACTATACTTTGATTACTTTAACATGTTACTTTAGTCAAttcttcaacaatttcaaAGTTGTGATACATTTTAATTATCGAAAAATTTATCCACTTCAAAAATCATATCTCCTAGGGGTCCAACTATCTTGGACTCAGCTTCTGCTAATATGTAGCCAcatgtaattttttcaaaaagtattttattGGTAGGTTTTAGGAGTTCTAACTATATCCAATCGAGAGAGCTCGTATACACACCAATCTATTGATGTATAGatttaataatagaaattaaatgtgGCGTGTTACGAAGAAAAGACGCATGTTTATCGTTTCCTgccgaagaattagcgatcttACTGTACACAGATATTGAAATTCTCATTCGAAGATATTAcgcaatattatattatgtattattgtgcaacattttattttaaaaaaagaaatttgcaacactacaaataaataacactaTTTTAGACAAAGgatattattattaggttgcgtactttttttttgcacgcaCATACCCTTTGTATTCACCATGAGTGTCTATTGCAAAGCTCCATCTTTGCTAAAGGGTTACAACTCCCTGGAACCAGAAACTGGGGGCTgagactcaaagaacaactcaGTAGTTGATTTCAGATTGGTGAAAAAGTTGGATAGTTTTTGCTCCAGTTTTGAGTTGTTGAAAGTTGTAAGAACCGTAATTATCTGTTATCTTCAGCTACTCAGCGAGGCAACAGTAAGGTGCGTAATTTCTAACGCTTTCAATGAAAACAGGTATGTCTTATAAGTTATAGCCACTATTTCAAACCACTGAATGATTTTATAGAATATCACTGCATGGGTTCTCATTGTAACACATTTTAAATCTAAAACCCCCTAGTGAAGCCAGGAGTTTTAGGGtggcaaaaaattatttttaacttttttcttacttaaaACTATGACTAAGTGACCAGGAAAAGCCAAcaagaagaacaaataaacaaaaaagaccaGACAAAAAGGAGATATTATTACTCACACAACTGAGCCGCTCTCTTGTGACCTAGTGGCACAATTACACCAAAGTTAACTGAAGGCagtatatcacgaaattaaggTAGTGTGAAAATCTGATGGAAAAcagagttcggggtgtagacgAGTTTGAGCATGGCTACACTTCATTCCACCTAATCATCCCGAGAAACGGCGTAGGCGTAGAAAATCGATTAGATAAATACTCGGGCTTGGATGCtttcgaaatttctttcaatggTACTTCCGCTGTTCTTCCACATTGTTGGGACGGGACAAAGCAACACTTACATGCTACGGATCTTCTCTACTACAGTGCGTTTCAAAAGTATGTATCCACCCTGAATTTGATGATTTCAGGTTTCTCGCTCACTCCTGATGAACTGAAATAGTCTGATTAAATTCCTCATGGTGAGAAATAGTTAACTTGTTTTCGGAAAAAGTTTTCGTCTCAAACGAGAATGggagttttttgaaaaaaaaattgtttcaaaaacaTGTATCCCGAGATTCTGCACAGATGCGTTAACTATCTCACGTATTCTATAAACTCTATACAGAAGTGGTCTTCAACATGAGTGGAAGAaaattagatgaaggacataCATGCGAGCAAGGATCGAAGATCAAGTAATTACTAGGGAGAGTAAAATAAGGTTGTGTAGACATGTGATGCGTCTTAGCGACTACCGTTGGGCCAGAACCGTGAGATATTGGGTTCTATACGACATTGGATgtactacaggaagaccgcagATCCGATGCTCGGATTGATTGACGAAGTACTTTGAAGAGCACTTAGactttattgaattatttgtcTGTTTATGTTACTTTGCACTATCATTCATATCCTCATGAAGCCATTCTTAAGtatgtttaaaaaaggaatgttAATCGAAATTCTAAAATCTACAAACGATCAACAATCTAAAATCAAACGCACACAGAATTACAGAAATTTCCTTGATATAATGTAAAGTAATAAGATGCCCGCTTTGTAATTTCACATTTTGCATTTCAGACTTCACAACACATCTAACCTTATAGTCGAGAATTTCCTCTCTCaatctttttcgaaaacaatcCAACAGCTCGGATGAGTTGAACGATCTTTAAAAGGGAACATAAGTGTTGATTCGCGAGAATAATTAATACGAAAGTATTGATAGCAACCTGCACTGCATTTTTTCATTAAGTGCCCAAGTAGCGTTGATCGCCGTGTCTCGTACAACTCCTGGTTGCAGTGCTGATCCGGACATCAACAAGATCTTGTGAAATAATCCTAAAAATTTGAGCAAAATCAGTTTACTACAGGAGTTTATTtgctatggaaaaaaaagccctCCAAGAAGTGTCAGCGTCGCCATCAATCTTAAATAGTAACAgctttggaaatttctgtgtAGCATCGATTGTAGCTTAACATAACTCACAAGAAACAATGCAAGGTTTTTTCGCTTGAGAGATGAGATGCAAAGTAGGATGTTAGAGGGATATCCAATGCAGTGTTTTAAAGTGAGGGATTAAGTTTACGTTTGTATGCGCTCACTTTATGCTATATAGTGCTTATTGCACAGCATATAAGCGCCATAGTTATCGGGAGTTCCAGCTCTTGGATTATACGGATTTTTTAAACCTTGAACACTCGCGGTTACGACCCAGTTCCAAGCTTTCAATTGCTGGGATTTAAAAAGGAGAATTTCATACTTTCAACTATTCGGATATCTGGATTTTACACGATTAATGCGAAAGGGTATCATAAATTCGGAGAAAATATATGACAGCATGCGTTGTGCTAAGCCAAATTAAGTTCATGCCAAGCCAAGACTTGCCAGTAACTATCACTGTTGCAAAAGTGAATGAACTACAAGCTGGACAAATAATTTCCACAAATAGGTATGTAGTTCATGCGAACCAGCCGTTTGTGAGAATCATTTGTCTGTGTTGATTTTAAAAGCGGATACATAAAACTAATacataaaactaaaaagtGAGTGGATTTTTGTATGGGCCTTAACGGAGAGACATGCACCAACAATTGCTGAATTCGCAGAAATGCTACATTTCAGACAGGAAATGCAGGGAAGCGGAGTACGAAATTATTTCGCATGCCGTAGCCTTTCTTGTGCTCAAAATTAGTTACTATGAGATTGtctaaaaaaattcgtaaGAATGacgcaaaaagaaatcacattCGGCATATATTCCTTATATAGCAATGTATAAATTTACAATTATCATTTTTCAAGCACTTACGGCAACGTTTCTTTCGTATCACACTTGTGCTATGTAAAAGTTTAGAGGTCAGTCAAATCAAGTATGGAGCCaaacaaacattcaaaaaattacaaacaaatCGTATCGCCTACCTACCATCGGTTTTAAAATTTCGGAGGATGAGGAGAAATCCTCTACAAATGAGATCATTTTGCAAATCATTGAGGCCACACTTtttcgaaagagaaaaaagtgtggaatCGTGTTACCACATATGGAGCTGTGACTATAGGCgacattatattatactttGATAAAAACATCAATGTGCTGAACACTCACTAGCGCTTCGCTTCGACAAATTTTGACATCTCACTATCTGGATAAAATAATCTTGAATTTAATCTTTAGTAGGATTGTCCAATGTATTCTTTAGAAAGAAGGATATCAAAAAAGCCTTCATAAAGCTAGGGCgttaaagtaataaaatgttgAACGTTGATCAGTACCATGCAAAATATGCACTAACTTGTTCAACTTTAATCCACAATGGAGACTTACAAACACGTATGCCATCTGTCGCACCCCTTGCAATATCTTGCGAGAGGTGCGCGACATCTTAAACAGCGATGCCCTAGCTGTTCCAAAGGTGATGTCACTACTCCAATTTTGCTGGAACACACTAGCTCACTGCTAGCCCTGTACACGAGAGGCCAACCCTGCCAACGCAAGCTTGGTCCGAAACGGCCAAATGTTTGTACTTCTTCATAAGGAGAATTAGTAAGGAAATGAGATTACTCCAAAGTTAACAACGAtgcttgacttacttgacttaatcggttGATTTTATCGCTTGATAGGAATGTTCTTCATCTTCGCCAAGCtttgtcgtccttgaacatcaccttgatcactttgactcccgttggtcttcgaactggtcgagcgggcgccagtaattcttccgtTTGTCCCGATCGCCAGAGTAgctcagtggttcctcctttcgcgtgggacaaaaagagcatcatatttttctctgaaggacttcgtgaagaaatctgaccatcgggtcggcggtcttcctgtagtgcgcttaatatcgcggggaatcgAGTCACTTACGGCTCTgttccaacggttgtcattaaagcgcatcacgtgtccggcccaccttattttactttccttggcaaacgcggcggcgtctctaatcttcaatCGTTGAACGTCGAATCTTCAATCGttgtaggagagaacttcgaatcacgtccctcacttgcgtgaaacgggatactcctagcactctctcaattgcgcgttcaatgacgctcaccgcgttttcttcctgcttgcgaaatgcccaggtttccgaagcataggtcaaagcagaaagtacggtggtgttgaagaggtgagcacggagccgggtgttcctggtcttcttcactacatcctcgatgctcttgtacgctcctcaagccgctcgtctcctcctgcccagctcgggggtcaggtcgttcatcatgttcagttcccgacccagataaacgtagctggtgcattcggatatgttcgttccgttgagcgtgaatggggcatccgagacccatccgttccgcatgaacatcgtcttttgtagattcagctgaagaccgatgcatccacatgtttcgtcgaattcggtcagcattcgatgcatttggctgatgctaggtgttatcagtacgatatcATCAGCAaggcgcaaatggtgtagctgccgaccatcaaccttcactcccatgtagtCCCATTCTAACTTTCGCATTGCATTCTCGAGGGtagctgtgaatattttgggtgaaattgcaTCATCCTGTCGGACttccctcttcacgtcaatgatgatgttcttgtagaatagCGAAATTCCgatcgtgaagttactgtacaactctcgaagtacctttatgtactgagtagggacgccttggttgtccaaggcttccacgaccgcttccgtctcaactgagtcgaaggccttctttaagtcgatgaaggtgagacagagcggcatcttgtactctcgtgatgcctcgatgagtttcgaaacagtgtgaatgtggtcaatcgtgctgaatcatTTTccaaaccctgcttgctcgcatggctgtccttcatccaagacgttttcaatcctattaaggattactcttgtaaagagcttgtagatgacggacagtaggcagattgggcgatagttgccgatgtcatgtggatctccctttttatacaacaacacggttttgctggtcttccactgtttaggaaccttgcattccgacagataacgtgtaaagagcctcgccagggtgttgatgagaactggcggaaggctcttcaggtgttttggTCTTATTCTATCGGGatcgggtgccgtacgatttcttaccgacatgatagcatgtcgtatttcggaagagagaacctctggaatgacttgtccatcttcccttaGATGGCGAGGAGGCAAGtagacatggctgtcgaagagatcagagcaGAAGTCacagatgattttctccatcccccttctcgatgcaatggctgttccctttgggttccggagagcagtcatcctcgtcttgtgactggcgaagtctcgacgggcatagcggatgcttttccccgcctctgcagcttcagccagtacttctgctcttctctctttaaggtcttcctttatcgcctctctgcaaagccttgcgagctcggacgtgagttcttggttccctgcggctcgtgctgctccacgttggcgtatcagctcaagagtttcaagagacagg is a window encoding:
- a CDS encoding hypothetical protein (NECATOR_CHRX.G22393.T1); translation: MICKMISFVEDFSSSSEILKPMVGLFHKILLMSGSALQPGVVRDTAINATWALNEKMQCRSFNSSELLDCFRKRLREEILDYKRLHWDDYQEFVPVVDGPDGVIPDAPEDLAKHRKKIPMMIGTTRDESSLRMLILNEKNVNFSALNAPLAEKLADNLTLGYKQFQNHRLIAEGCKAQYVWTKVDPSFSTSILFDSVLKMYSHFWYDAPASRLATYYANQKVPVFLYSFDHISENFYDYDRAFHGADRLHLFNITPRFLSRRKDRNWQLDQRVVEIFADLIVNFARHGCPTPDNSGFSFNWTSTNAMELNYLSITDSPTMEVGYRWQGHVFWNWYARSLDAVDVGNLQRIAQLDRDVGNWQFATAMLAFCSLFFFAILVGLACYCTRKESDDDDL
- a CDS encoding hypothetical protein (NECATOR_CHRX.G22394.T1) — its product is MPLCLTFIDLKKAFDSVETEAVVEALDNQGVPTQYIKVLRELYSNFTIGISLFYKNIIIDVKREVRQDDAISPKIFTATLENAMRKLEWDYMGVKVDGRQLHHLRLADDIVLITPSISQMHRMLTEFDETCGCIGLQLNLQKTMFMRNGWVSDAPFTLNGTNISECTSYVYLGRELNMMNDLTPELGRRRRAA